Within the Desulfurellaceae bacterium genome, the region ACGGCGCAGAAGACCGTCGCCGCAAAGACTAGCCGCCCATGCTCGCCCGGTATGTCTAAAGGATATAACATGATACCGTCCAGCCCGCACAGGCGCCCCCAGCAGCCCTGTCAGGCCCGAAAATGGTCCGTATTGACGGCCATCCAACTCAAGGTAAACCACGAATTTTTGGCATCTAATTTGCTCTTTTCATAGTACACAACTCTGCACATCAACAGGCCCGAGGTGGGGCGTGGAAACGGGGGTGATCCTATGGAAAAAGCGGTGTCCCAAACAGCGGCGAATGCATATACGCTTGGGGAAGCTTCATGCGCAATTCTGCCCGAACAGTTCTGGGCTCCGGCCCACAGGCTGGAGAGCGGAGAACTCGCGCTGATGCGGGCGGTCCTCGAGGACGCCATCACATGTTTGCAGAAGCAAGGTCTGAAGAGCAGCCGACGAGCCCAGCGCCTGGCCAGAGAAGCCGAAGAATGGATTTTTTCGGACGAAGCGAGCTGGCCCTTTTCCTTTGTCAATATCTGCGCGGCCTTGGGGCTGGAGCCGGGGTATATTCGCCGGGAACTGAAACGCTGGTGTAAACAGGTCGGATATCAGCGCCAACTCCTGGCCCGGCCATGTTCGTCCACCGACACTCCAGACCGGTCGCTTGTCGCGGTCCGGACGAGGAATCGACATGCAAGTCGGCATGATTGGCCTGGGACGCATGGGAGCAAACCTGGTTCGCAGACTCCTGCTGGGCGGGCACGAGTGTGTAGTCTACGATCAGGAGTCTGGCAGGATAGGCCAGCTGCTTGATGAGGGAGCGCGCGGAGCGAGCGCTGTCAGCGACCTGCTCCAACACCTCAGCCCGCCCCGTGTCGTGTGGCTCATGCTGCCGGCCGGTTCGGTCACCGAAGAGCTTGTGTCGGTCGTGGCTGAGGGCTTGGCGGCCGGAGACATCATCATTGACGGGGGGAACAGCTATTTCAAAGACGATATTCGGCGCGCTCAGGCTCTACAGCCAAAGGGGATTCACTATCTTGATGTGGGCACCAGCGGCGGGGTGTGGGGCCTGGAGCGCGGCTATTGCCTGATGATCGGTGGGCCTGAGGCTGTTGTCCGGCAGCTTGAGCCGATCTTTCGCAGCCTTGCCCCGGGACGGGACCAGGCAGCCCCCACGCCAGGCCGAACCTCGGGCGGAACCGCCGAGCATGGCTATGTGTACTGCGGACCGACCGGGGCCGGCCACTTTGTGAAAATGATCCACAACGGGATTGAATACGGGCTGATGCAAGCCTATGCCGAGGGTTTTGATATTCTGCGCAGCGCCAATCAGCCCGGCCTGCCCGAAGACTACCGCTACGAGTTCAATCTGGCCGATATTGCCGAGGTCTGGCGCCGTGGCAGCGTGGTCTCTTCGTGGCTGCTCGACCTGACGGCGACGGCGCTGGCCGAGAGTCCCGAGCTTGAGGCCTATAGCGGGCTTGTCGAAGACTCGGGCGAGGGACGCTGGACGGTGATGACCGCAGTTGAGGAAGCCGTGCCGGCCCAGGTCTTGTCCGCGGCTCTGTCCGCCCGCTTCCGATCTCGCCGCAGCCCGACGTTTG harbors:
- the gnd gene encoding decarboxylating 6-phosphogluconate dehydrogenase yields the protein MQVGMIGLGRMGANLVRRLLLGGHECVVYDQESGRIGQLLDEGARGASAVSDLLQHLSPPRVVWLMLPAGSVTEELVSVVAEGLAAGDIIIDGGNSYFKDDIRRAQALQPKGIHYLDVGTSGGVWGLERGYCLMIGGPEAVVRQLEPIFRSLAPGRDQAAPTPGRTSGGTAEHGYVYCGPTGAGHFVKMIHNGIEYGLMQAYAEGFDILRSANQPGLPEDYRYEFNLADIAEVWRRGSVVSSWLLDLTATALAESPELEAYSGLVEDSGEGRWTVMTAVEEAVPAQVLSAALSARFRSRRSPTFADKLLSAMRRKFGGHDEGKPKT